Genomic DNA from Cucumis melo cultivar AY chromosome 10, USDA_Cmelo_AY_1.0, whole genome shotgun sequence:
TTAGTAATGTGGTGTCATAAGTCTGACTTTAGAACGTAAATGGAGAAAATAATTGGTGAAATTATTGggtatgatattttatttgaaataatgaCCGTTGACTGGAGGATCAGAGTCATTGCCAAAAATCAAAAATTGGAATAAGAAAATGGAAGGTTTAAAAACATGGTGGAATATTTCATTTGGCACGTTTTTATGTGGATGAGTTAATATTGGAAAAAGCaaaaattagaaagaaagaaagaaagaaagaaaatgctCAAATACacgttttttttcttaaatttttactCATTTTCTCAATGTGTTATTTGATGGAATGATTTGTCACCGACGCATTTGGTTTTTGAGTTGGAAATCGCCCTATTCgtaaacaaattatttttttgagTAAATTTTAATATATGTTTCATTAGAATTCGTTTTACACGTTAATGTAGGACTTTTTTAGTATAAAGATTAATGTAAATTAGATAAAAGAGAATAAAGTAGTCGGCATcaattttcattaaatttaagatctttttgagaaaaaaaagtatttagaaaattttcaattatatgAAATTGAAGGAAAATAACTACAAATTACTACAAAAAGGACGATTCGACTTATAGTTTAAATTGGTATAATTATTGacttaaaattttaattcattGATCTCAAAGGGTAggaaataaattaattacatTTTGTATATGTCAGCTTGTTGAAGAAAATTGGATTATAGGAATGATATAATTCACCTTGAAACTTCTTATTCATAGCACTTATATCatataaaaaatgacaaaatctTAATGTAATATATTCAGTAATTATTGACTAATGTGATAGTCAAGCGTTTCACGACATAAACGAGCCGACGATATACTAAAACGACCTAAAACAATGTGAATGTGGCAGTTGCTACACAAACATTGGCACCAAAATCATTCCTAATTTTTACCCAAATTAGCCCCCCGAAATAACTTTTGAAACATGGTCTAAGGAAAAATGGCAACTCTCGAAAGGAAACGAGAAAAGGGTACTTGCACCAGCTATGAGCGGTGAGTTAGAATTATTCAAAGTGCTGTGAGTTAGAACCATATCTCCTATGTTGTTATTCTATACAACCAAAAACCAGATAAGTAAAATCGCTAAACGGATCTGTACATGATCTACATTTAAAGTCAAGAACAAAACCAGACATATATGCACAATATTACCTAAATGTACtacacaataataataataataaaaagaaaaaaagaaaaaaagaaaagaaaacgaaGTGAAACCGAGCTACCAGCCGTAGTGCAATATGCATTCCTTGTTGAAATTCATGCAGCAAAAGCACTTTCCATAGCCTGCAAGATAGAGGCTGTGTCGAATTTGAAGTTTTTGAGGCTTCTTCCAGGATCAGAATCCAATTTAATCGGCTGGTTGTCGAAAATGATTGAGCTATTGCTCATCGAGGTATTCTTCACCTTCCACATGGTGTATCCTGAGTGGAAAGCAACAATTTATAGCTGCTTTAATAGAGCTCATTGGCAAAGAATGCGAGAAAGTTGAGAGGCTTAGTGTTTTGCAAATCGGATTAATAGAACAAAGGAATAATGCGTATAATTTTGATGGATGGTAACTTCAGTTTCTTGTTAATATAGTGGCTATGGCAACAATAGTATCCAGATTTCGGAACCTCGCCTACAGGCATGGCTCTAGTAGATCTGTTGGAAGATGTATGCTTCCATTATTTTCCTACGACTTCCACAATGTTACTAAATAAAAGTATACCTCATGTTACGAAATCCTTCCTAAGAGACCTAATATAATAGGAGACTCAATCCAAACAAGTAAAAACGAATTcttgttttcaatttttcatcTAAGATATTCTTCATGACAATTGTTATTTACCTgttttccttttccattttgATTTTGAAGGTTACATTTGTTTGATAAAACCACTCGTGATAGTTCATATGTCTAGGAAACTTTTCTTGTGTTACTAATTCCCTTTTAAAGAATTTGCAAGTTGCAAACAGATTACCTTTCACAGGCATGTCAAAGTTAGGAGCCACGGGTGGCTGATGCTTCAAAATCCATGATCTTAATGACCTGAAATTTAAAATTGTCGAATCCATTAAACATAAATTAATTTCTAACTGCGTGAAGAAAACATCAAGAAAACTACACACTGATGCTTACTCCAAGAAAGGAGCCACCATGTAAAGCTTAAGGCCAGTGATGCCATGAGATATCACATCATCACTCACAGGTAGAAGGTCGTCAAGTCGATGCCACGCAATTTCCTGCTTTCAAATTACATATCCATTATACATTGTGCTTCACAAGACTCAAAAATCAGCATTAGAGCAATACAATTTCTTAAGAGGAACGAACACAATAAATTAAAGAACCTTTAAAATCATATCAACCAACGCATTGTCAATGaagtatatatgtatatacaaaCATCACAAATATTAACGAAAAAGGTAGGAAAGAGTGCAAACATAGCTTTGAACCGAATAGAATCAGCCTTAAAGTGATAGAAAAACGAAGAAGGAAGACATACACTGATCTCTTTTTTAGTAAGAGGCGCAAAGGCAGTATCATTTTTCACCCCAGCTATAATGTAGAGCCGCACTCTCTGTTGTCCAAACATCACTTCAATAAAATCTTCTTTGATAAGGAACGGTGTAACATCAAAACCAGTTTCCTCTAAAACCTACATTCTCAATGCAAAATATATTCCATGGTGAGATAAGAGCCGAAGCACCAACTTGATTTGATACAGACATAGGTAATTCAGTTGAAGCCCGGAAGCGACAAAACCTCCTTGATGCTCTTTTTTGCTTGATACAAATAATATCAGATGAAAAACAACCAGTTCGAGCCCATAAACCTGAAGCTTTGTGCCATAGGAGGAAATACGATAAGATAACCATTTACAGTCCAGGAACTACTATTTCACCCTCCTTTCCATTATAGATAGTGACTCTTTGGAAGGGCACTTTCGCTGTGATATTATGGTATCACGGGAGAGAAATAAGGGAAGAGTAGTCGTGAGGTCT
This window encodes:
- the LOC103489466 gene encoding mRNA-decapping enzyme subunit 2-like isoform X3 encodes the protein MASLHLPSNAPVKNGLPPQELLDDLCSRFVLNVPKEDLQSFERILFLVEYAHWFYEDNSCLLVKGWKGSSWSFPRGKKSKDEEDHACAIREVLEETGFDVTPFLIKEDFIEVMFGQQRVRLYIIAGVKNDTAFAPLTKKEISEIAWHRLDDLLPVSDDVISHGITGLKLYMVAPFLESLRSWILKHQPPVAPNFDMPVKGYTMWKVKNTSMSNSSIIFDNQPIKLDSDPGRSLKNFKFDTASILQAMESAFAA
- the LOC103489466 gene encoding mRNA-decapping enzyme subunit 2-like isoform X1; this encodes MASLHLPSNAPVKNGLPPQELLDDLCSRFVLNVPKEDLQSFERILFLVEYAHWFYEDNSVENNPSLKSFNLKEFTSLLFSSCDVLKPYVPHIDDIFKDFTSYKLRVPVTGGIILDETFERCLLVKGWKGSSWSFPRGKKSKDEEDHACAIREVLEETGFDVTPFLIKEDFIEVMFGQQRVRLYIIAGVKNDTAFAPLTKKEISEIAWHRLDDLLPVSDDVISHGITGLKLYMVAPFLESLRSWILKHQPPVAPNFDMPVKGYTMWKVKNTSMSNSSIIFDNQPIKLDSDPGRSLKNFKFDTASILQAMESAFAA